A part of Candidatus Deferrimicrobium borealis genomic DNA contains:
- a CDS encoding NAD(+)--dinitrogen-reductase ADP-D-ribosyltransferase — protein sequence MATDTLPVNRCDHPPWVIASPLFNRNPLPIEIQGVRRAHRSLFARLDRLENPKERARTFREYMALVFQVGKWRKESSPLGRRSLRNSYLRFLRGWMLDPSSAEGAVLKGWVESRFGLPPTFHAGPIADLHAPAYVLYLVERMRESARSNAVDSQFDLLYEFIQQEQRRRHPGVPAFTLYRGVKNLGDYRVVGEPGEGRVVLRLNNLNSFTSRLEHAWQFGSRVLEAAVPASKIFFRSDLLPGILPRGEEEALVIGGDFEVTVRSY from the coding sequence ATGGCCACCGATACCCTTCCGGTGAACCGATGCGACCACCCGCCCTGGGTGATCGCGTCGCCCCTCTTCAACCGGAATCCCCTGCCGATCGAGATCCAGGGCGTCCGCCGCGCGCACCGCTCCCTGTTCGCACGACTCGACCGCCTCGAGAATCCCAAGGAACGGGCGCGGACGTTCCGGGAGTACATGGCGCTCGTCTTCCAGGTGGGAAAATGGAGGAAGGAGTCCTCCCCCCTCGGCCGCCGGTCGCTCCGGAACAGCTACCTCCGGTTCCTCCGCGGATGGATGCTCGACCCGAGTTCGGCGGAAGGGGCCGTGCTGAAAGGATGGGTGGAGAGCCGCTTCGGTCTCCCCCCCACCTTTCACGCCGGGCCGATCGCGGACCTCCACGCGCCGGCCTACGTTCTTTACCTCGTCGAGCGGATGCGGGAGAGCGCACGGAGCAACGCCGTCGACTCCCAGTTCGACCTTCTCTACGAGTTCATCCAGCAGGAGCAGCGGCGACGCCATCCGGGGGTGCCGGCCTTCACGCTCTACCGGGGGGTGAAAAACCTCGGGGATTATCGTGTCGTCGGGGAGCCCGGGGAAGGTCGCGTCGTGCTCCGCCTCAACAACCTCAATTCGTTCACCTCCCGGCTGGAGCACGCCTGGCAGTTCGGCAGCCGGGTCCTCGAGGCGGCGGTCCCGGCGTCGAAGATCTTCTTCCGCTCCGACCTGCTCCCCGGCATCCTGCCGCGCGGCGAGGAAGAGGCCCTGGTGATCGGGGGGGACTTCGAAGTGACCGTGAGGAGCTATTGA
- the draG gene encoding ADP-ribosyl-[dinitrogen reductase] hydrolase: MSAERKSPPGAAGIVDRARAALLGVAVGDALGATTEFMTPAEIRDRYGVLREIVGGGWLKLAPGQVTDDTEMTLCVARGIARSGRWDLGPIADRFAHWLSGKPADVGTTCRRGIEEYMKEGRLEAPPDERGAGNGAAMRVAPVALYALGDEGLLSRLAVEQARITHHHPLSDAACVSVGTMIQRSLLGAPPSGVRAAAEELAARHPEFRFETYDGKSSAYVVDTLRTVFDAFFSTDSFEECVVRTVNRGGDADTTGSIAGGIAGARYGLDAIPQRWLQALDPDLREELSALAENLVRKSPLFTGSPPR, from the coding sequence TTGAGCGCGGAGAGGAAATCTCCGCCCGGCGCGGCCGGGATCGTCGACCGTGCGCGGGCGGCGCTGCTCGGCGTCGCCGTGGGAGACGCGCTGGGGGCCACGACCGAATTCATGACGCCGGCCGAGATCCGCGACCGGTACGGCGTCCTCCGGGAGATCGTCGGCGGGGGCTGGTTGAAGCTGGCGCCGGGACAGGTCACCGACGACACGGAAATGACGCTTTGCGTCGCCAGGGGGATCGCCCGCTCGGGACGGTGGGACCTCGGGCCGATCGCGGACCGGTTCGCCCATTGGCTGTCGGGCAAACCCGCCGACGTGGGGACCACCTGCCGTCGCGGGATCGAGGAGTATATGAAAGAAGGACGGCTTGAAGCCCCCCCCGACGAGCGGGGGGCGGGAAACGGCGCGGCGATGCGGGTCGCTCCGGTCGCGCTCTATGCGCTCGGGGACGAGGGACTTCTCTCCCGACTCGCGGTCGAGCAGGCGCGCATCACCCACCACCACCCGCTGTCCGACGCGGCGTGCGTGTCGGTGGGAACGATGATCCAGCGGAGCCTTCTCGGCGCGCCTCCGTCGGGCGTGCGGGCGGCGGCGGAAGAATTGGCCGCGCGGCACCCGGAGTTCCGCTTCGAAACGTATGATGGCAAATCGTCCGCCTACGTGGTGGACACGCTCCGGACGGTGTTCGACGCCTTCTTCTCCACGGACAGTTTCGAGGAGTGCGTCGTGAGAACGGTGAACCGGGGGGGCGACGCGGACACGACGGGATCCATCGCCGGCGGGATCGCGGGCGCCCGGTACGGGCTCGACGCGATCCCGCAACGGTGGCTGCAGGCGCTCGATCCGGACCTTCGGGAGGAGTTGTCCGCGCTCGCGGAGAACCTCGTCCGGAAATCGCCCCTGTTCACGGGGTCGCCGCCGCGTTGA
- a CDS encoding ATP-binding protein, which yields MEPDPELTAQLKRVLSSLETLLPRPVPRIDWAECLAANWRKRSFSGYLEPIDNVENLHLEDLLGIEEQKKVVEENTRQFLAGLPANNILLWGSRGTGKSSLVRALLAAYAPRGLRIIQVDKDDLVHLPSIVDEVKGLPYKFILFSDDLSFEAGESSYKMLKSALDGSVYAPPENVLIYVTSNRRHLVPEYESDNRGAMMAGGEIHHGEAVEEKISLSGRFGIWVAFHPFSQDLYVEVARRWVEKMCGKHGARLPWSKEARDEAILWSQRKGDRSGRIAYQFAGHWVGKELLRREPVA from the coding sequence ATGGAACCGGATCCGGAACTGACCGCGCAGCTGAAACGGGTGCTTTCCTCCCTCGAGACGCTGCTGCCGCGCCCCGTGCCGAGGATCGACTGGGCGGAGTGCCTCGCCGCGAACTGGCGGAAGCGCTCCTTCTCGGGGTACCTCGAACCGATCGATAACGTAGAGAATCTCCACCTCGAGGATCTGCTCGGCATCGAGGAGCAGAAAAAGGTGGTGGAGGAGAACACCCGGCAATTCCTCGCCGGCCTCCCCGCGAACAACATCCTCCTGTGGGGCTCGCGCGGCACCGGGAAATCGTCGCTCGTGCGGGCGCTCCTCGCTGCGTACGCCCCCCGGGGGCTTCGGATCATACAGGTCGACAAGGACGACCTCGTCCATCTTCCCTCCATCGTGGACGAGGTGAAGGGGCTCCCCTACAAATTCATCCTCTTCTCCGACGATCTCTCGTTCGAGGCGGGGGAGTCGAGCTACAAGATGCTGAAGAGCGCACTCGACGGCTCGGTATATGCGCCGCCGGAAAACGTCCTGATCTACGTGACGTCCAACCGGCGGCATCTCGTCCCGGAGTACGAGAGCGACAACCGCGGCGCGATGATGGCGGGCGGGGAGATCCACCACGGGGAGGCCGTGGAGGAGAAGATCTCCCTCTCCGGGCGGTTCGGGATCTGGGTCGCCTTCCACCCGTTTTCGCAGGACCTGTACGTCGAGGTGGCCCGGCGCTGGGTGGAGAAGATGTGCGGGAAACACGGCGCCCGCCTCCCGTGGAGCAAGGAGGCGCGGGACGAGGCGATCCTCTGGTCCCAGCGGAAGGGGGACCGGAGCGGCCGCATCGCCTACCAGTTCGCCGGCCACTGGGTCGGGAAGGAGCTGCTGCGGAGGGAACCGGTCGCGTAG